The region CCCTGCAATTCGAACGCTTCGACAACGACGCCGCGCTGGCCGTGGGCCTGTGGATCGTCGAAGAAGTGCGCAAGCGGGGCAAGGCCGTCACCGTCAACATCACGCGCAACGGCCAAGTGCTGTTCCACCACGCCATGACGGGCGCCACGGCCGACCAGGCGGACTGGATACGCCGCAAGAACAATACGGTGCAGCGCTTTTGCCGCAGCTCCTATTACATGGGCATCTCGTATAAAAGCCGCGGCAGCACCTTCGAAGACGTGAAATACCTCGATGACATCGAATACGCGGGCCACGGCGGCGCCTTTCCCCTGCTGATACGCGGCGTGGGACTGGTCGGCACCGTCA is a window of Janthinobacterium rivuli DNA encoding:
- a CDS encoding heme-degrading domain-containing protein gives rise to the protein MDHYADLLQTLAQQEETLQFERFDNDAALAVGLWIVEEVRKRGKAVTVNITRNGQVLFHHAMTGATADQADWIRRKNNTVQRFCRSSYYMGISYKSRGSTFEDVKYLDDIEYAGHGGAFPLLIRGVGLVGTVTVSGLAQADDHALVVAALQAQLDAH